A genomic stretch from Mycobacterium paraterrae includes:
- a CDS encoding ecdysteroid 22-kinase family protein: protein MGDVARVLGLAGHLGRGLQRVATDAVVGRMRSLPRSIKELDAQALSNIIGHRVASAEIIAGDAGTSSRARLALTGDGVPDSVFVKMPATTIATRLMGELGRLAHTEVMFYRELAPQLTGLPESYGSAFDPLTGRFVLVLEDLAVDPCVFPDTLHPLDRDQAAKIVELLATLHATFWERLPTKARRWMYSASDDDTSLLTGPLLNTSARRLAERTSIAVDNGRFIIDNYRAVAKIIDRQPNTVMHGDAHPGNVYFRDGQAGLLDWQAVRRGHPGRELSYTLITGMTTADRRSCQRELLSLYRQALAAAGGPELDAEELWLRYRQAALYAYVAPLITAGMGGMQDESIALEGVRRGVAALADLETVTALRTSLAS, encoded by the coding sequence GTGGGCGATGTGGCGCGGGTGCTTGGGCTGGCGGGGCATCTTGGCCGTGGACTGCAGCGGGTAGCCACCGACGCCGTGGTCGGTCGGATGCGCTCGCTGCCACGATCGATCAAGGAGCTTGACGCGCAAGCACTCTCGAATATCATCGGCCACCGAGTTGCTTCGGCGGAGATCATCGCCGGCGATGCCGGGACCTCGTCACGCGCGCGACTGGCGCTGACCGGCGACGGCGTCCCCGACTCCGTGTTCGTCAAAATGCCCGCCACGACCATCGCGACCCGGCTGATGGGCGAATTGGGCCGTCTTGCCCACACCGAAGTGATGTTCTATCGCGAGTTGGCGCCGCAATTGACTGGCTTACCCGAGTCCTACGGTTCTGCGTTCGATCCCCTGACGGGCCGCTTTGTGCTGGTGCTGGAAGATCTCGCGGTCGACCCGTGCGTCTTTCCTGACACCCTGCATCCGCTCGACCGGGATCAGGCGGCCAAGATCGTCGAATTACTCGCCACGTTGCATGCGACATTCTGGGAACGTCTACCCACCAAGGCAAGGCGCTGGATGTACTCCGCGTCGGATGACGACACCTCTCTGCTGACCGGCCCACTGCTGAACACGTCGGCCCGGCGCTTGGCCGAGCGAACCTCGATCGCCGTCGACAACGGTCGTTTCATTATCGACAACTACCGCGCGGTAGCCAAAATCATTGACCGACAACCGAACACGGTGATGCACGGTGACGCACACCCCGGCAACGTCTACTTCCGCGATGGCCAGGCCGGGTTGCTCGACTGGCAGGCAGTCCGTCGCGGGCATCCCGGACGTGAACTGTCCTACACCCTGATCACCGGCATGACCACCGCCGACCGTCGGTCCTGCCAACGCGAACTGCTGTCCCTCTACCGCCAAGCGCTGGCGGCCGCGGGCGGACCGGAGTTGGACGCCGAGGAGCTATGGCTGCGCTACCGGCAGGCCGCACTGTACGCCTACGTCGCCCCGCTGATCACCGCTGGCATGGGCGGCATGCAAGACGAAAGCATTGCGCTAGAAGGGGTTCGACGCGGGGTGGCCGCGCTGGCCGATTTGGAGACCGTCACCGCACTGCGGACATCGTTGGCATCGTAG
- a CDS encoding alpha/beta fold hydrolase → MTTDFTYESTLREIATDPGVLRYHQAGPSDGPPLVLLHGSGPGVTGWRNFRGVLGTFAEIFRCLVLEFPGFGVSADYGGHPMVTALDALVRFVEGLGLDSVDIVGNSMGGGVGINYAIAHPERVRRLVTIGGIGRNVLTPGPAEGIRLLQEFTDEPSREALVRWLHSMVYDPATVTEELIEERWTHATDPETLAGARRMYGKDAFAAMMKTMESSNGPQPWAMMHRVRARTLITWGRDDRVSPLDMALIPMRTIPNAELHVFPNCGHWAMIEAKEAFESAVLAFLLRD, encoded by the coding sequence GTGACAACGGATTTCACATACGAGAGCACGCTACGGGAAATCGCCACTGATCCAGGCGTACTGCGCTACCACCAAGCGGGACCGAGTGACGGACCGCCGCTCGTCTTGTTGCACGGTTCCGGGCCGGGAGTGACCGGTTGGCGAAACTTCCGTGGTGTGCTGGGCACCTTCGCCGAGATTTTTCGCTGCCTGGTTCTCGAGTTCCCCGGTTTCGGCGTCAGTGCCGACTACGGGGGCCATCCCATGGTTACCGCACTCGATGCGCTGGTCCGGTTCGTCGAAGGGCTGGGTCTGGACTCCGTTGACATCGTTGGCAATTCAATGGGCGGTGGAGTCGGCATCAACTACGCGATCGCACATCCCGAACGGGTGCGTCGGCTGGTGACGATCGGCGGCATCGGTCGCAACGTACTCACTCCCGGTCCCGCGGAGGGCATCCGGCTGTTGCAGGAGTTCACCGACGAACCCAGCCGCGAGGCACTGGTCCGGTGGTTACATTCGATGGTCTACGACCCGGCGACAGTGACCGAGGAATTGATCGAGGAAAGGTGGACTCACGCAACCGATCCGGAGACCCTGGCCGGTGCACGACGGATGTACGGCAAGGATGCGTTTGCCGCGATGATGAAGACGATGGAATCTTCCAACGGACCGCAGCCGTGGGCGATGATGCATCGCGTGCGGGCGCGGACGCTCATCACCTGGGGCCGCGACGACAGGGTAAGTCCCCTGGACATGGCGCTGATCCCGATGCGAACCATCCCCAACGCCGAATTGCACGTGTTTCCGAATTGCGGGCACTGGGCAATGATCGAGGCGAAAGAGGCGTTCGAGAGCGCGGTGCTGGCGTTCTTGCTGCGCGACTAG
- a CDS encoding LCP family protein has protein sequence MGDLQRTNPKHRLRATTPKKRRRTLAHAAGAVIAVAALLVTASGYWMAHGMLSGITVSQALGAEDPKSTGNGMNILLIGLDSRKDQNGDDLPWSLLKHLHAGDSDDGGYNTNTLILAHVGPDDKVSAFSIPRDDWVSWNGVPGYNHIKIKEAYGLTKQYVEQKMINKGVSDQKELETKGREAARAATLKAVRKLTGVPIDYFAEVNLAGFYDLASSLGGVDVCLKHAVYDEYSGADFPAGRQRLDAAQALAFVRQRHGLENGDLDRTHRQQAFLSSVMHQLQDAGTFTNIGKLKDLMAVARKDVVLSSGWDEDMFRRMGALAGGSVEYRTLPVVRYDNINGQDVNIVDPAAIKAEVAAAFGTSSSSTTSTTVEAPSPSTVVDVVNASSVGGLASKVARTLKHDGYTTGSVRDRVKGEPTTTTIEYGPGADSDAREVASLLGIDAPGKANRTLQYGHVQVVVDDNFSMPTQDESLSETTTESTTAPDLYGNYKWRSSMTTTTDPTPDRGVPIDGGGVPCVN, from the coding sequence ATGGGAGACCTGCAGCGAACCAACCCCAAGCATCGCCTCCGTGCGACGACGCCCAAGAAGCGGCGCCGCACGCTGGCACATGCCGCGGGCGCGGTGATCGCGGTCGCGGCGCTGCTCGTCACGGCCTCCGGCTATTGGATGGCGCACGGCATGCTCAGCGGCATCACCGTCTCCCAGGCCCTTGGCGCCGAGGACCCAAAGTCGACCGGCAACGGGATGAACATCCTGCTGATTGGATTGGATTCGCGGAAGGACCAAAACGGCGACGATCTGCCGTGGAGCCTGCTGAAGCACCTGCACGCCGGCGATTCCGACGACGGCGGCTACAACACCAACACGTTGATCCTGGCGCACGTCGGTCCTGACGACAAAGTCTCCGCCTTCTCCATCCCCCGCGACGACTGGGTGTCGTGGAACGGCGTGCCCGGCTACAACCACATCAAGATCAAAGAGGCCTACGGCCTGACTAAGCAGTACGTCGAGCAGAAAATGATCAACAAGGGCGTCAGCGACCAAAAGGAACTCGAGACCAAGGGCCGCGAGGCCGCCCGCGCCGCGACACTCAAAGCGGTCCGGAAGCTGACGGGAGTGCCCATCGACTATTTCGCCGAAGTCAACCTGGCCGGCTTCTACGATTTGGCCAGCAGCCTGGGCGGCGTCGACGTCTGCCTCAAGCACGCCGTCTACGACGAATACTCCGGTGCCGACTTCCCGGCGGGCCGCCAGCGGCTGGATGCCGCGCAGGCGCTGGCGTTTGTCCGGCAGCGCCACGGCTTGGAGAACGGGGACCTGGACCGGACACACCGCCAGCAGGCATTCCTCTCGTCGGTCATGCACCAACTCCAGGACGCGGGCACCTTCACCAATATCGGGAAGCTGAAGGACCTGATGGCGGTGGCGCGAAAGGACGTCGTGCTGTCGTCGGGCTGGGACGAGGACATGTTCCGCAGAATGGGTGCGCTGGCCGGCGGGTCAGTCGAATACCGAACCTTGCCCGTGGTTCGCTACGACAACATCAACGGCCAGGACGTCAACATCGTCGACCCTGCGGCGATCAAGGCCGAGGTGGCTGCGGCATTCGGCACATCCTCGTCGTCGACGACGTCGACCACTGTCGAGGCGCCGAGCCCGTCGACCGTCGTCGACGTGGTGAACGCCAGTAGCGTCGGCGGTCTCGCCAGCAAGGTGGCCCGCACGTTGAAGCACGACGGATACACCACCGGCTCGGTTCGCGACCGGGTCAAAGGCGAACCCACCACCACCACAATCGAATACGGGCCCGGCGCCGACTCCGACGCGCGCGAGGTCGCCAGCCTGCTGGGCATCGATGCGCCCGGCAAGGCCAATCGGACATTGCAATATGGGCACGTTCAGGTGGTGGTCGACGACAATTTCTCGATGCCCACCCAGGATGAGTCGCTGTCGGAGACGACCACCGAATCCACCACGGCGCCAGACCTTTACGGCAACTACAAGTGGAGGTCGAGCATGACCACCACGACCGACCCGACGCCCGACCGGGGAGTGCCGATCGACGGGGGCGGCGTCCCCTGCGTGAATTGA
- a CDS encoding MBL fold metallo-hydrolase, which yields MRLTVLGSGGWIPTSSRQTSCYLITSGPEALILDAGTGLGTLHINPSLLDGVEKVTVALSHFHLDHVTGLGFLSARALENRELTIAGPGSLAYGRPTRSIVEQQLLAPPFQTTSPLASARWAELGWDTLGFAGHEIQVWEQTRHPLPSAGFRVGDLIAYCTDTEFDPQTIRRVAGVATLLHEAWEPRGAERGHTSGEEAGTVAAEAGVSRLMITHNHPLPGVAKRTAQAAQARFDAAFAAADGAILEL from the coding sequence ATGCGGTTGACGGTCCTCGGCAGCGGCGGATGGATTCCCACCAGCTCCCGCCAGACCAGCTGTTATCTGATCACATCTGGGCCCGAGGCATTGATTCTGGATGCCGGAACGGGTCTCGGCACCCTGCATATCAATCCGTCCTTGCTCGACGGCGTCGAAAAAGTCACCGTGGCGCTCAGTCACTTCCATCTGGATCATGTGACCGGGCTCGGCTTCCTCAGCGCCCGCGCATTGGAGAATCGAGAACTCACCATCGCCGGTCCGGGTTCGTTGGCCTACGGCCGGCCAACCCGATCGATCGTTGAGCAGCAACTGCTCGCTCCCCCTTTCCAGACGACGTCGCCCCTCGCCTCGGCACGCTGGGCGGAGCTGGGCTGGGACACGTTGGGCTTCGCCGGGCACGAGATCCAGGTCTGGGAGCAGACCCGTCACCCGCTGCCCTCCGCCGGCTTCCGGGTCGGGGACCTCATCGCCTACTGCACCGATACCGAGTTCGACCCGCAGACCATCCGGCGGGTGGCAGGCGTGGCGACCTTGCTCCACGAGGCGTGGGAGCCACGCGGAGCGGAGCGCGGCCACACCTCGGGCGAGGAGGCCGGCACGGTCGCCGCCGAGGCCGGAGTGTCACGGCTGATGATCACGCACAACCATCCCCTGCCGGGTGTTGCCAAACGCACCGCGCAGGCCGCCCAAGCCCGCTTCGATGCGGCGTTCGCGGCCGCCGACGGAGCGATTCTGGAGCTCTAG